The genomic region AACGAATTGACAGAGATCGTGGTTGGTCTGCTGGACCCGCTCGAGCGCATCGAACACCTCGACTTTAGTGACAATCACATATCTCGCGTGGACCCCGGTGCTTTCGACAACCTTTCACACCTAAAAAGCTTAAAATTGAAAAACAACCGTCTTATGAATCTCTCCGGCGGAATTTTCGCCACAAACGGCGTTTTGTTTCATGTAGAACTGAATGGGAATAACTGGACATGCGACTGCCGGATGGAGAAGCTTAAAAGCTGGTTGACGCATGCGCATTCTCATGGAAAGCTGTTGACCGTGTTTGTACGCTGCCTTCACCCCCCAGCGCTGGCGGGAAAATACTTGGACTATGTCAGCAACTCACAGCTGGGTAATATGAGTGGCTATTGCGAGTCAGAACCTCTGTCTCAGCCAATGGAGAGCCGTGGAGCAGTAGTAAAGGCATCGATTCTCAAGGAAGAAAGAGAGAAGCGAGAAGGAGAAAAACATGAAGAAGTAGAGGTTCAAGGGGATCAGGTGGAGCAAGGGCTTGTGACAACAtttgaaagaaagaagaaaaggaaactAGTCAGCTCAAGGCCAAGATCCACAGCTGGAAAAAATGTCTCCTCAGCTTATTTTTCCACAACAATGTCCACAATCCTGACAGGCCACAACAACATCCACAACCACAGCACCTTTGCTTTGGCCCAACAGGAGCAGTTCAACCTGCCCTTTCAGGACAGAGCAAAGCATCAAGACTCAAGAATAGCAGTGATCACTGATGCATGTCAATTCAACCGTCACTCCATCCTGAACGTTAGTGTGGAAGATGTCACTTCCAGTACAGCCACAGTTCATTGGAGCACAACTCTCGATGTTGGACTAGTTCATGGAAAAGAACTTCTCTTCCGGGTTTTATTTGACCGTTTCGGCCATGCTTTTCGCTTCCCACGCTATGTTTACACAGATGGAACTGACCGGGCGGTGATCCTCCAAGAGCTCCGCCCAGACTCCACCTATATCACCTGCGTGGAGAGCGTAGTGGATGGGACTTTGTGCCAGGTTGCCCCCAGAGATCACTGCACTGGATTTGTCACACTTTTGCCCCCAGTGACAAGTGAGGTCAACCTGCAGCTCGTCACAATAGCAGCCCTTACAGCCAATGCTCTGCTGCTTCTTCTGGTGGGTGGAATCTGGCTGGGGCGTGTGTTGAAGAGGCGGATCAGAAACAGGAAGTCATCAGCTCATGCACATGTACGTCACATGTACTCAACTAGACATCCGTTTCGTTCGACTATGGCTACTACCTGTGTCTCTTCTGAATTCACCGGTTACCAGAGTGGCAGACAACTGGCTGAAGAAGGTGACCTCATCCAGTTCCCCGGCGAACGTTTCTTTGACAACAGCCCCACACGAAGAGATGATGATGTCATAATGCTTAGATACTCAGACTGAAGTGTTTTGTGTATATGAAAATACACAATTTTGGCACACAAATTATTTTTGCCAAaaccactaaaaaaaaattgcaaatcttttcttttctttttcttatttcCTTTCTTTTGGTTGATTGTCCAAGCCTCAGCTGCTGGTTGGCAGAATTGCTTGGTTTTGGAATTAATGTATTTCTGTCCTTGTTGAAAATGTATTAGGCTACTTCTGTATTACTATCAGCTGAAGTACAGCACAAGCAAATTCATTTGTTAAAGTTTATACATTTCACCtttatcattgttttttttggggttttttttttgcaataaatatATAGGAGTTAATGGTGATTGTGCATAGTTTGTGTAatggtttctttttttgttctttataataatataggctaatttataatttcacagacaaggttcacccaaaaatgaaaattcttccATTTATTACACaccatgtcgttccacacccgtaagaccttcgtgcatcttcggaacacaaattaaatatttttcataaaatccgatggctcagagaggcctgcattgccagttAATtgacactttcagtgcccagaaaatctactaaagacatatttaaaacagttcatgtgacaacagtggttcaaccttaatgttataaagcgacgagaatactttttgtgcgccaaaaaacaaaacaaaataacgactttatgagacaatatctagtaatgggcgatttcaaaacactgcttcatgaagcttcgaagctttatgaatcttttgtttcgattcagtggttcggagcgcgtaATTAACTGctaaagtcacgccccccagtggtgaaccattaaaaatttcgaaacacttattttttttaattttttatttttttatttttttttttaatttcgatttcgaaacacttatgacataacgaagcctcgtttactgaaatcacgtgactttggcgctctgaatccgtaattcgaaacaaaagattcgtaaagctttgaagcagtgttttgaaatcgcctatCACCATATATTgtcataaagtcattattattattttttattattttttggcgcacaaaaagtattctcgtagcttcataacattaaggttgaaccactgttgtcacatgaactgttttaaatacgtatTTTAAATacgcctagtcccagactaaatgcatgtttgagctgttttaactgaaagcaacttgcactgacatcttaaaatatgtcactgccattgttttgtctcaagatgcaaaccagtattttttatttttttttctagggaatgtttataaaagctacttaaatgtcctaattgaactaaggcctaatcctggcttaatctaaaccctgtctgtcAAACCAGGCTACTCCCTTTTCTGCATAACTCCACCATAAGATGGCGCAATAAACCAAGTTTTCACAAGACTTGCACTCCAACACTATCGAACCACATTTAATTATCACCCATGAAGTCAAACCCCCAGAGTAATTCAGCAATAATTCAGGTagtaggaaatattctaatttcTGATTTAAATTTCTTGACCGCACTGTATGTAAAAAGCTGGGCACGCTAATACACTAAAAGCAGCATTTGTGTCACAGCATTATGAAATAATTACAATGAACCATGAAAAAGGAGATCAGAACATATGGATACAGATATTAAGtgcttttaattaaaaatggccACAAATGTGTacaaaaatagataaatatttcaaaaaaccTGTACATGCATAAAACAGTTTAAACCTGAAGCGTTTacaaacattcttttttttttttttttttgaaattcatAATATTCCATATTCCACAGAATGTATAGCCATATAAATGCTTTATCTAAGCATTTATTTAAGAGATAGCACAACATGCTTGTATGTGATTTCCAGGAAATGTCTGTATTGACATTTTGATTGTCTCTGAACCAGTTAGTGTGAAATGTTGCTATGCCGTATTGAGAATACTGAGAATACTGAGTGCGATTAGTAATACACGAGTCCTTTACATGATTCTGAATATGGCTATATAAAATGAGTTGCATGTTCTGTCAATCCAAAATTCACATGTGATACTCTCAGTACTTTCTTAGGTATTGTGATACCTGATAATTTACCAAAGGGCCTCTGACAATATTTACAGAGAAGACAAACATGTAACAACAGCTTTAGCTGCATCATCATAAATTTATAAAACTAGAGATTCCTATTTACAATTACAAATTTACAACTGCCCTGATTCAATGCATTTCACACAGCCTTGCCATTAGTTTCAGGATTTAGCACACACAGCTGTCACTAAAGCTATCAAAGCATTTACACTGAAAGtggccaaaaacaaacaaacaaacacgtATACACACAAATGTGCACACATACTCCAGGAGTAAAACTAGATGAGTGTCCCTGAGAAAGATCAGCTATAAAAAAGCATGAGGAAGAGTGTGAGAAGACAGATGGAGGGTGAGAGACAGGTTTGAGAATAAGAAAACTAAATTTAGTGAGTGTAAAAGGACAGATTATTTtccaacactgtaaaaaaaaaaaaagaaatcacagTGAGGTAAAATAAAACCAATGGAAACATCCATCTGACCCTCGGCTTATTTCCTGAGATGACAAGGGCCATAAATATAAACAGACTTCTTATGAATTATTCTATTCTTAAAGGAACATTACAAACATATATGTGATGCATACATTCCCTTTTAGTCATAATTCCAAGATTTAAACATTTTGCTGTTTAGTTTTGCTTTTGCACTGATGGGTACCTGCCTTGTTATAGATGCCCTGACCATATGGCTCTTAAAATGGATTGTATTTTGTGTTCTCATCATGCTATGTGTATGTAGGAGCATGTCATAGTTATTAGTTAGGGTGGGAGTGTGTGGTGAGGTGAGTGTGTGGTAGAGTCGAACTTGAGGTTGAGATGCTGTTGTGTTGAATGGCATGTTGCTGGACAGGACTTTCTGTTGGGCTACCTACTCCAcctaaacataaatatgaaaggAGTTTATTAAAATTAGGgattttcaaaatgtataaaataatatacatattgTATGTAATAAAACACAATATAAATACACTGCCACTCAAAGATTTAGggctggtaagattttttaaatgtttttaaaaagtcttttactctttccaaggctgcattttaatcaaaatacagtaatgcagtaatattttgaaataatataaacactttaaataattgttgaactattttaatattaattattaattaacaaattaagatatttttgattaaatccaatggctcagtgaggcctctatagacagcaatgccattgtaaatctcaagatccataaagctactaaaaacatatttaaaacagttcatgtgagttcggtggttctaccttaatattataaagcgacaagaatactttttgtgcgtcaaaaaacaaaataacgacttttcaacaatatctagtgatggccgatttcaaaacactgcttcggagctttacaaatcgaatcagtgatgtggatctcctatcaaacggctaaaacCGGGGACACACTTAAcaattgtaaggccgattatgaatgtaatttgatagTAACGACTGATCATTCCCAAACGTGccgagtcagagccagttgcgttcagtcggtGTTTATAGTCagcatttaaaatcatataGTGTGTtgagttcagtcttagaatgtttcagctagtCGTTAAGTGTGTCCCCAGcttaaactgctgaaatcatgtgactttggcactccgaaccgctgatttaattcgtaaagctctgaagcagtgttttgaaat from Chanodichthys erythropterus isolate Z2021 chromosome 15, ASM2448905v1, whole genome shotgun sequence harbors:
- the tril gene encoding TLR4 interactor with leucine rich repeats, which encodes MAYLLYNFLLLGSGVLLLFAPVCAICPETCDCQHAQHILCANRGLRAVPKAPQVERAGDVWVLGLAGNFIHNLSAFDFMRYGNLMRLNLQFNQIRNIHPKAFEKLSKLEELYLGNNLISAIQPGTLQSLKKLTILYSNNNEIKDITSESFSHLNSLVKLRLDGNSIEFLKECVFKGLANLMFLHLESNQLRHIDRDAFSRLSKLQFLNLSDNKQTELHDIFMFSHLKSLTTLLIKGNQIKHIGNHVFRSLKKLTKLSLSHNKILKLDNEALKGLARVKEFEIDKNELTEIVVGLLDPLERIEHLDFSDNHISRVDPGAFDNLSHLKSLKLKNNRLMNLSGGIFATNGVLFHVELNGNNWTCDCRMEKLKSWLTHAHSHGKLLTVFVRCLHPPALAGKYLDYVSNSQLGNMSGYCESEPLSQPMESRGAVVKASILKEEREKREGEKHEEVEVQGDQVEQGLVTTFERKKKRKLVSSRPRSTAGKNVSSAYFSTTMSTILTGHNNIHNHSTFALAQQEQFNLPFQDRAKHQDSRIAVITDACQFNRHSILNVSVEDVTSSTATVHWSTTLDVGLVHGKELLFRVLFDRFGHAFRFPRYVYTDGTDRAVILQELRPDSTYITCVESVVDGTLCQVAPRDHCTGFVTLLPPVTSEVNLQLVTIAALTANALLLLLVGGIWLGRVLKRRIRNRKSSAHAHVRHMYSTRHPFRSTMATTCVSSEFTGYQSGRQLAEEGDLIQFPGERFFDNSPTRRDDDVIMLRYSD